The sequence below is a genomic window from Coffea arabica cultivar ET-39 chromosome 8e, Coffea Arabica ET-39 HiFi, whole genome shotgun sequence.
AGGGTCACCCATTGTGGAACTTGCCATGAGACTTGTTCAGCTCATAATAAGCAGGTTACCTGCTGAGAAAGTTTTCATTGAACATCCATCAGAGCTGGCAATATTGGTAGGCATATGCATGTTTATAAGATGTTGACTTCACTACTGCACTTAACTCTTGCCTAATTTCTCTTTCATCATTAGTGCCTTGATCTTTTATTGCTATGTTGGCAGCAGATTGTTGATTACTTCTAATTATCTTGCAGGTGGTTGGACTAGCACGACTATTTGCTTTGCTACAAACTGCTCTAAAGTTTGAAGCACTTCACCTCTTATCTGCAATCCTCTCCTCTCAATGTTCAGTATGCCACCTGATTTCCCTGCACTCTTTCAATTCAATTAGAATGTTATGGTTTCATACTGACATAATGATTTAGTTAGGTATCAAAATTAATGAAACCAATATGATATCTAGTTCACTTTTAGTTAGTTCTTAGTTATTGTTACAAACATTTACATAGGTCAATGGCATTTTCTAGATGTAAATTGGAAGATTAACAGTTGCCTTCTTGTTGAAACCTGAGAAGATTCCTTCTGCAATATTTACATGGTTTACATGGATAACTTTGCCTATGATGGCACATGAATCTTGTTATTACCAGGATCATAACTTTTCCAGTGAGGCAATCTTATTTTTCTGTGCTAATCATTTTATAACTTGGAAGGAGGACTATTCTTGAATGTCTCTAAATTTTAGCCAATCAACTGTAGGAAAGCCAGAACTCTTGAGATAATTTATGTTGTTGGAGTGCTTGTCCGAAACACTTCCTACCTTGAATCctgaaatttttttcaaatgtaTCTGATGCACTTGGATGGAGTCTTTTTTGTCATATATTGCTTACAATCTGTCTAATACATCCTTTTGCTTGTCACAGGCACCTGTGCGTGGAGCTCTGAATTCTATGGCAAATAGTACCTGGTCAACTGACATGCGTATGGGTATTGTGGCTGTCTTGAATAATCGAGTTGGTATGTTCCATTGCTGtgaatatttatacatttatacatgtTAGATTGGAAGAATTCACTACGGTTCATGCTAGCTAGTTGATGACGTTAGTGATTGAAGCTCATCTTTTTCCTGTTAAATCTGCAGCCCCAGCTGAAAAGCTTCAGGCCCTGATCTTGGCTGAGTGCACCATTTCGATTGTGGGCGAGGAATGGCTTATCGGGTCTGTGAAATTACCTGATGTACAAGATCCTATTCCTGTCGACAGGTAAGCAAAAGTTTGTGTCAATGATCTACTGTATGATTACTTTGTTTCCTTAACATCCTTCTTTGCCACGAAGTTGGCATATTTACtgtcttttattctttttcagGTGTATGCTACTTGTTTTGGGGACTTCCAGGGTTGAAATTGCTGTTCTCCTTAATGAGCTGGCTCGTTTGAGAGATGAAGCCTCCAAAAGTCATTCACTGAATGCTGAGGTCATTCACATGAAACAAAGAAATCTTGCCATTTGCTACTCTTTGGTTGAGAAAGTGATAAAGctagtttcaaaatttgatggAGATGAGGACTTACATCCAGATGCCACAATAAGTGATAGCACTTTGACAATGATCATCTCTGGACTTAATGAGACAATCAGTGTTGTTCTCGACTACCTAGAAGATGTCAAGGATCATGGAGAGAACAAAGGAGACGATCTGCTAGCCTCAGTTCGGCTGATTGGGAGCTATCTTGCTGAAACACCTCATGCATGCGGAGAAAAGGTTAAGGCGCTCCTTGGCTATATGCTTTCTATTCAAGGAGAAGATGAGGCTAGCCCCTTTTACTCAATCTGCTTTTTGATTCCTATGCTTTGTCAAATAACAATGAGGACTGATGGATGTAAACTTTTGGCTTCATCTGGAGCATATAGAGCTGTTATTGAGTACCTTATTAGGTTGATTGCCCCAAACAGTTCTACCGTTGAGGATGTTGGTTCTGTATCCTTGGCATGTGATACGATTTTgaattttcttatgaagaggGAACAAATCGCGTTTACCTTCAGTGGAGCTAGTTTTATCAAACTTTTGAGTGCATTGTCACATTGGACGGAGGATAGAGGGGACCCCAACAGTCTTATGATGGCTTCAAGCATTTGTGCACTTATACTTGATTCAATATCTGAGGAGACTCTCATACGTCATCCCGACTTCAGCAACGATGACCTAGTTAGTCTTTCGCAGCTGATGAAGAGAAGTTTGGCTATGTGTGGCAAGGGCATGATGTCCGATGAGGAATCTGATCTTTATCAGATAGTTCAAGCATGTTACTTGCGATGGGTTGATCGGTTCCCCCGCATTAAGGAGTTGATTGAGAGATGATGATCCCTTCTTTAAGTGGTTTTTGGTCCATGGATTTCTGTTGGAGTTGAGAACGACAGAAGCCAAGTAACCAGTTGAGACGCGCTCGCCTGCGGGGTGTCTGCTGAGCCTTGAGAATGAGGACgcaaatattgttgaaaatgaATCATCAAGCAAGTTTTTGGAACCCACCTCGCAGAGAATACCGCCTGAGGCCTGAGAAGTGCTTGTCATGCCCGACGTCTCTTGCCAAGCAGCGCATTTATACCATTTAATCCTTTCTGCTTTAATACATCTTTCTCTCTCTGTCCAGTATGTTGTACTCATCAAATAGAGCTTTATACTacgtgtgtgtttgtgtgtctGGCCAAACTATTACTAGTGCTAGTACTTCTACACCAGGGGCAAGTCATGTGTAGTAGAGACTTGCTGCAGTTGAGGCTCAGGACTGCCAGTCACATATGGCAAACTTGCTGTAGTTGAGGCTTAGGTTTTTTCCCACGGACAAGCTGATGAACATGGAATGGTCCGAAGAGGACAATCTCTCAAAATTTTGATGGATGCTCTCTCTTTTATAAgttgttttgttttggattATCATATTTCTGTTCCTTTCGGAGGTAGAGGGCTGTTGATTTAACTGGCCAACTACGGACTGCACGTCCCGTGGTGAAGACAAAAGATGAGGGGAAGGGAttacaaaataatcaattactaCGGCCTTCTCCAGCCCAACCTGTATTAGACAATCATTACTTTCTGGTTTTGGATATTAGTTGGAGAATGCAGCCATGAGTTGTACCATACATGATGCGCTTGCGAACATAGTAAACAAAAAGGTGATGGTGAATATGTTTTGGATGATTGATGCACTAGTTGGCATTTTTGCTTATTACTGATCagtactcatttttttttttttttcaaaacgatGTTAGTTATATATTGATCATCAACTGAACTTTACAATTGGAGCAAAAGCCCCTCCTTTCTATACAAAAAGTGCTTAACAGCACAGAGGATTGATCCATTCCTCATCATGTAAAATGGCTAAAGCATAGTCGCCAATTCTATTACTaacatgattaatatttttagTTATAACACAAAAGAAGCACACGTGAAACAGAGCTTTCAAGCTAAGAATATCACCGACTAGAGTATGCAGCTTGCTATTTGATGCACTTCTAGAATGCAGCTTGCTATTTGATGCACTTCTAGAATGGATTTGCTGAAGTAGTTGCTTGTTGCAGCTCTGTATGATGATTTTAGTCCAGTAATCGTACTGAGGGGAAGGGATTACACAGTCCAAAAGGATGCAATTACTACAAACCTtaaatagccaaaaaaaaaaaaaggtacctGATTTTAGTCCAGTAATCGTACACCCTTAAAATCTCTACGAGAGACAAACCAAAAAATAAGCCAGAGCTTGTGCATCATGTCATGTGGCCAAAAATACCATATACTAATACACATAAAAGTGTCATATGAGGAAACAAATCAGCAAAAGCCAGAAACTTTAGATGACATGAAAGAAAGATTAAAGCAAAATGAGCGGACCAAAGCTGGGCCTTGCTTGGATTGAAGGttttcgtcggaaaatattatcgttttccgtgatcacatttccctatcacctttttccctcacatatatcaaatcgctacagtaatttttccatgaaaaatgacggaaaatgcaatccaaacacaaccttaatTTAGGAAAACTCAAACTCCCGTCCCTGTGACTGTGAGGGTCTAACCTTCAACAATAATTTACTAACTCTTTCTCTGCATAGTGATATAGGCAGTAGTCCCCCACTGAAAAACAAAATGTTGAGTAGGTAGGAAGGAACCCACCAGCCGTCACCCAGACGTCCGGCCGCCGCCACTACTACTAGTGGCACTGCTACTAGCTGG
It includes:
- the LOC113707365 gene encoding uncharacterized protein — encoded protein: MEVETSGGGPPAQSAAQPSGNSHSPLLDDCLKLLRGERDEQRLAGLLLVTKFCNKQDHSTILQVYRAVGPKFLLRLLRTGMGKVGGGGGGGAENRDAYLQLSVTVLAAFCRVPEIAASQDMLSLIPFFQEIISTGSASSVIEDCYEFVYLVANTHEDGVRALYDSGGMQLLASQLSTLPDGSPIVELAMRLVQLIISRLPAEKVFIEHPSELAILVVGLARLFALLQTALKFEALHLLSAILSSQCSAPVRGALNSMANSTWSTDMRMGIVAVLNNRVAPAEKLQALILAECTISIVGEEWLIGSVKLPDVQDPIPVDRCMLLVLGTSRVEIAVLLNELARLRDEASKSHSLNAEVIHMKQRNLAICYSLVEKVIKLVSKFDGDEDLHPDATISDSTLTMIISGLNETISVVLDYLEDVKDHGENKGDDLLASVRLIGSYLAETPHACGEKVKALLGYMLSIQGEDEASPFYSICFLIPMLCQITMRTDGCKLLASSGAYRAVIEYLIRLIAPNSSTVEDVGSVSLACDTILNFLMKREQIAFTFSGASFIKLLSALSHWTEDRGDPNSLMMASSICALILDSISEETLIRHPDFSNDDLVSLSQLMKRSLAMCGKGMMSDEESDLYQIVQACYLRWVDRFPRIKELIER